TGTGTTGAGGCAGGAACCTATCGATATGAGTGAAAATTCCGATTTGGAGAAATCCGTGAAAGGAGCCGCACTTGCACCACCAACGCAATTCCTACAATCCACAGAAACCGAGGAAGCAGCGGAAACGGATGTTTGTGGATTGAATACATCTCTAGTAAATTTCTTCCTTGATATTTTCCAGAGTAGTATAGGATTTTTTCAGAAGTCAATGGTTAATTTGCACACTTCTACGGAAAATACGGAAGTAGAAGACGTCCATGAAGGgcaagtagaagaaaaattcaagaaggTAGCCACCGAGGTGCTGGAAAAAGAACCTGAGATGAGAGAGGAGGCTCATGAAGAAGTCGAGAACCAACCGCAAGATGGAGAGTCAGAAAAAGTAGCAGAgggtgaagctggatatgaagTTAGGGAAGAAACACCTCATCCACAGGATGGTCAtaacgatgaagaagaagcgCAGCTAAAGCAAATTAACGAGGAAACGGCAGAAATCCGTAGTCGACGTAGTACAAACAGTGAATTGACTCCACAAGAGATCGAAGATCAAAACAGAGAAGTGGATCGAACCCATTCGGAAGAAGAACACGATAACTCCAGTCAGAAAAGTTTGGACGCTCATCCTGAAAGCGAAAATGGGAACAATGATGAAGAAGGTGAACGATTTGGTGATGACGGTAGTGAGCTGGGAAAGGCTAGTCCAGATAAACTAAGTGTTGTTCCTGAGATGCTGGAGGATACAGAAGAAGATAAGAATGATGAAGATGAATATAACAGCTCAAGGACTAACCAAAGAACAAGGAAGAATTCAAATAACAGTCCCACAAACAGTGAAGAGCCTGAGGAatctgatgaaatgaaagcacGATCGGAGAAGGCACAAGAAAACGGGGGCGTAAATGAGCCGAACTACATTTCAGATCAACATGAGAACGGGGAAAAAGGTGAACTTGAAGATTCTCTGAAGGAGAATACACAAGAAAAAGCTTATGATGATGGCGTATCAGAATTGTtggaaaacaataaacaagaagaagaCTCACTGGATGACAACCTAGAACAAAATGAGAAACAACAAAACCAGACTGACCTGAATGAATCTAACGAACAACAAGCCGACGAGGATGTATCCAGTGAGCGGAAACTTTCGCAGGACTCTCTGGAGCAGATGGTGGGTCAAAGCACTGAGAATGCACAGGAAAAAGATCAAGAACAATCTGTGGACGCTGATGGAGGTCATAGTGCACGAAGTCAGGACGAAGTAGAACAGAAAGTGGGGGGAACTTTCCTAGAGCATGCCAATGATCCCGTTCACAGTGCTTTGAACGAGACCAATGGTCCAAGAGAAGAGGATTTAGACAAGAACGAACGAACTGACTTACGGGGTTCTATGTACAATGATAATGTtgctgaagaaataaaaaacgatGAGGACACCAACGCTATCTCAAACGGAGACCccaaagaaaatcaagaaaacaacCTCGCACTGGATTTACGAGCCGTTGATCCATCTGTGGATGACGATTACAGTAGTACTAGATC
This is a stretch of genomic DNA from Necator americanus strain Aroian chromosome II, whole genome shotgun sequence. It encodes these proteins:
- a CDS encoding hypothetical protein (NECATOR_CHRII.G8550.T1); translated protein: MISTKPDKRPLTNLLWYFNLDAQFFSKQLHVLRQEPIDMSENSDLEKSVKGAALAPPTQFLQSTETEEAAETDKSMVNLHTSTENTEVEDVHEGQVEEKFKKVATEVLEKEPEMREEAHEEVENQPQDGESEKVAEGEAGYEVREETPHPQDGHNDEEEAQLKQINEETAEIRSRRSTNSELTPQEIEDQNREVDRTHSEEEHDNSSQKSLDAHPESENGNNDEEGERFGDDGSELGKASPDKLSVVPEMLEDTEEDKNDEDEYNSSRTNQRTRKNSNNSPTNSEEPEESDEMKARSEKAQENGGVNEPNYISDQHENGEKGELEDSLKENTQEKAYDDGVSELLENNKQEEDSLDDNLEQNEKQQNQTDLNESNEQQADEDVSSERKLSQDSLEQMVGQSTENAQEKDQEQSVDADGGHSARSQDEVEQKVGGTFLEHANDPVHSALNETNGPREEDLDKNERTDLRGSMYNDNVAEEIKNDEDTNAISNGDPKENQENNLALDLRAVDPSVDDDYSSTRSQSTYATISKGDEGHLTHIYDHDLNPGNVPELKQGITHQSTLRDATLSTKHSETLSSLGIIGALPEFEMTHKYHIQSHINTATRIPVISQPVNDGLIAHHANLFTENACTDRVILYG
- a CDS encoding hypothetical protein (NECATOR_CHRII.G8550.T2), whose amino-acid sequence is MELLVPIIRDACATAGESIRVCSVFTDWSRQLGNQIRVGGLTGTQLLQAIDELKKEFSQNHMDDHWLLPSISPLLALTAQELEKSQGGSSLGDTQTATVDGSFSKALLQQQTAKNGDGKSEENSDTSDGVAAASLDRILVDVEEKSVQLEDQLSALERKISETKDINASTRERINQLLLRLNTSSCLIQRTCTGESDDDMKRKQSSASVLSLEVTENDINQARQTTSDKSAMEPIDMSENSDLEKSVKGAALAPPTQFLQSTETEEAAETDKSMVNLHTSTENTEVEDVHEGQVEEKFKKVATEVLEKEPEMREEAHEEVENQPQDGESEKVAEGEAGYEVREETPHPQDGHNDEEEAQLKQINEETAEIRSRRSTNSELTPQEIEDQNREVDRTHSEEEHDNSSQKSLDAHPESENGNNDEEGERFGDDGSELGKASPDKLSVVPEMLEDTEEDKNDEDEYNSSRTNQRTRKNSNNSPTNSEEPEESDEMKARSEKAQENGGVNEPNYISDQHENGEKGELEDSLKENTQEKAYDDGVSELLENNKQEEDSLDDNLEQNEKQQNQTDLNESNEQQADEDVSSERKLSQDSLEQMVGQSTENAQEKDQEQSVDADGGHSARSQDEVEQKVGGTFLEHANDPVHSALNETNGPREEDLDKNERTDLRGSMYNDNVAEEIKNDEDTNAISNGDPKENQENNLALDLRAVDPSVDDDYSSTRSQSTYATISKGDEGHLTHIYDHDLNPGNVPELKQGITHQSTLRDATLSTKHSETLSSLGIIGALPEFEMTHKYHIQSHINTATRIPVISQPVNDGLIAHHANLFTENACTDRVILYG